In one window of Nesterenkonia sandarakina DNA:
- a CDS encoding sulfite exporter TauE/SafE family protein encodes MTVLGMTAVIAAAVLIGTILQRVTGTGVGLVVAPVLSLLLGPAFGVLVTNMTTFVSGCLIMIAVWSHVSWRRFWLIMPASVLGAIPGAWVVGQLSAGWLSIIVGAIVVFALAVTVALPRLPHLPGRSAGLTAGLIGGFFNTTSGVAAPVMVIYSRVSRWDQRSFAATLQPIFMTMGAVSVIAKLAMGSVEVNGQAGPPLGWLFPLIVATVIAGILLGTQLAKRVPIPTARALAMTLAGLGGAGAIIRGTLDVMA; translated from the coding sequence ATGACGGTGCTGGGCATGACTGCGGTGATCGCGGCCGCGGTGTTGATCGGCACGATCCTGCAGAGGGTCACCGGCACCGGCGTCGGGCTGGTGGTCGCCCCCGTGCTCTCGCTGCTGCTGGGCCCCGCCTTCGGGGTGCTGGTCACCAATATGACCACCTTCGTCTCGGGTTGCCTGATCATGATCGCGGTGTGGTCCCATGTCAGTTGGCGGCGCTTCTGGCTGATCATGCCCGCCTCGGTGCTGGGAGCCATTCCCGGAGCCTGGGTCGTCGGGCAGCTCAGTGCCGGCTGGCTCTCCATCATCGTGGGCGCGATCGTGGTGTTCGCGCTGGCAGTCACCGTGGCGCTGCCGCGGCTGCCGCATCTGCCCGGCCGGTCAGCCGGTCTCACGGCGGGTCTGATCGGGGGATTCTTCAACACCACCTCCGGGGTGGCGGCACCGGTGATGGTCATCTACTCCCGGGTCTCCCGCTGGGACCAGCGCAGCTTCGCCGCCACGCTGCAGCCGATCTTCATGACCATGGGCGCCGTCTCAGTGATCGCGAAGCTGGCGATGGGCTCGGTGGAGGTCAACGGCCAGGCCGGGCCGCCGCTGGGCTGGCTGTTCCCGTTGATCGTGGCGACCGTGATCGCGGGCATCTTACTGGGCACCCAGCTGGCTAAGCGGGTGCCGATCCCCACCGCGAGGGCGCTGGCGATGACCCTGGCCGGGCTCGGTGGAGCCGGGGCGATCATCCGCGGCACCCTGGACGTCATGGCATGA
- a CDS encoding glycine betaine ABC transporter substrate-binding protein, which produces MTFPPSTPRRVRGVAGSAAVAIAAAIAVTSCSPPPPAEEPTGSAAERAWTIAVGEHPLDQTIANVYALALNSRDTPAVVETSERRPAEAITEGGGDMFIGRSMALARQVDPEGFVELEQPSSSQLLGVIGDGLDEQATLLEPSAAVLGSSLVITSVTAELNDIATEGEVDDPAFAEACDELRIGVRPNLPEPEPLLAEVYDCEPAEIVVAGEAELLEGVITAELDAAILTTSHPGIQEQALIALTDAERAFPQEQFVPVVSAEIAEEVPPVATELAQALNEEALVTLRRLTDGEQGLSPQEAAEYWLVQEGFVAEPEDWG; this is translated from the coding sequence ATGACTTTTCCCCCCTCGACGCCTCGGCGTGTCCGCGGCGTCGCGGGGTCCGCGGCGGTCGCGATCGCCGCCGCCATCGCCGTGACCAGCTGTTCCCCGCCGCCACCGGCCGAGGAACCTACCGGGAGCGCCGCGGAGCGGGCCTGGACGATCGCGGTGGGCGAGCATCCGCTGGATCAGACCATCGCCAATGTCTACGCCCTGGCGCTGAACTCCCGTGACACCCCTGCGGTGGTGGAGACCTCGGAGCGCCGGCCCGCGGAGGCGATCACCGAGGGGGGCGGCGACATGTTCATCGGGCGGTCCATGGCACTGGCCCGGCAGGTCGACCCGGAAGGCTTCGTCGAGCTGGAGCAGCCGAGCTCCTCGCAGCTGCTGGGCGTGATCGGGGACGGTCTCGATGAGCAGGCCACGCTGTTGGAACCGAGTGCCGCCGTGCTCGGGAGCTCGCTGGTGATCACCTCGGTCACCGCCGAGCTCAACGACATCGCCACCGAGGGGGAGGTGGATGACCCTGCCTTCGCCGAGGCCTGCGACGAGCTGCGCATCGGTGTGCGCCCGAACCTGCCCGAGCCGGAGCCCCTGCTGGCCGAGGTCTATGACTGCGAGCCCGCCGAGATCGTCGTCGCCGGAGAGGCTGAGCTGCTTGAGGGTGTGATCACTGCCGAGCTCGACGCCGCCATCCTCACCACCTCCCACCCCGGGATCCAGGAGCAGGCGCTGATCGCGCTGACCGACGCCGAGCGGGCCTTCCCGCAGGAGCAGTTCGTCCCGGTGGTCTCCGCGGAGATCGCCGAGGAGGTCCCACCGGTGGCGACGGAGCTGGCGCAGGCGCTGAATGAGGAGGCGCTGGTGACGCTGCGCCGGCTCACCGACGGCGAGCAGGGGCTCAGCCCGCAGGAGGCCGCAGAGTACTGGCTGGTCCAGGAAGGATTTGTCGCGGAGCCCGAGGACTGGGGCTGA
- the xseA gene encoding exodeoxyribonuclease VII large subunit, with product MSEPAQAQDTSAETPWPLSTYSGKLKAHIEAAPPTWVEGQLVEFNLRNGNAWMTLRDLEQEVSFSTVAWRNVAGSLNGTVQPGSRVVALVRPNLYEKSGRLSLVAHQMKPVGLGDLLARIEQLKQRLAAEGLFRADRKQPLPVLPGRIGLITGRNSDAKKDILRNTHARWAAAQFEIREVATQGPSAPQEVAAALAQLDADPAVEVIVIARGGGALEEVVLPFSDERLIRAVAAAQTPVVSAIGHEADRPLLDEVADMRASTPTGAAKLLVLDEAQEREALTNARARMSAGVERVIGRESEWLATLRSRPVLAQPQDMITGRAQELMMLRRRSLFGMETAVRRGTDWITQTRARVRSLSPQSTLDRGYAVVQTRGAAGWDVLRDAGTVSPGDELSVMVASGELTARAEQIYPEDRTAAHAATSAQAEPAATTPDTQNREAAR from the coding sequence ATGAGCGAGCCGGCACAGGCGCAGGACACCTCGGCCGAGACCCCGTGGCCGCTGAGCACCTACTCCGGCAAGCTCAAGGCCCACATCGAGGCCGCGCCGCCCACCTGGGTGGAGGGCCAGCTGGTGGAGTTCAACCTGCGCAACGGCAACGCCTGGATGACCCTGCGGGACCTGGAACAGGAGGTCTCCTTCTCCACCGTCGCCTGGCGGAACGTGGCGGGCAGCCTCAACGGCACCGTCCAGCCCGGCTCCCGGGTGGTGGCGCTGGTCAGGCCGAACCTCTATGAGAAGTCCGGGCGGCTCTCCCTGGTGGCGCATCAGATGAAGCCGGTGGGGCTGGGCGATCTGCTGGCGCGGATCGAACAGCTCAAACAGCGCCTGGCCGCAGAGGGCCTGTTCCGGGCGGACCGGAAGCAGCCGCTGCCGGTGCTGCCGGGCCGGATCGGACTGATCACCGGACGGAACTCCGACGCCAAGAAGGACATCCTGCGCAACACCCACGCCCGCTGGGCCGCGGCGCAGTTCGAGATCCGCGAGGTCGCGACCCAGGGACCCAGCGCACCGCAGGAGGTCGCCGCGGCCCTGGCGCAGCTCGACGCCGACCCCGCGGTGGAGGTCATCGTGATCGCTCGCGGCGGCGGGGCGCTGGAGGAGGTGGTGCTGCCCTTCTCCGATGAACGCCTGATCCGCGCGGTGGCCGCGGCGCAGACCCCGGTGGTCTCCGCCATCGGGCACGAGGCCGACCGTCCGCTGCTCGATGAGGTCGCCGATATGCGCGCCTCCACCCCCACCGGGGCTGCGAAGCTGCTGGTGCTCGATGAGGCCCAGGAGCGCGAGGCGCTCACCAACGCCCGGGCTCGCATGTCAGCCGGGGTCGAGCGGGTCATCGGGCGCGAGTCCGAATGGTTGGCGACGCTGCGTTCCCGGCCGGTGCTCGCCCAGCCGCAGGACATGATCACCGGACGCGCCCAGGAGCTGATGATGCTGCGGCGTCGCTCGCTCTTCGGCATGGAGACCGCGGTGCGCCGCGGCACCGACTGGATCACGCAGACCCGGGCGCGAGTCCGGTCGCTCTCCCCGCAGTCCACCCTGGACCGCGGCTACGCGGTGGTCCAGACCCGCGGCGCCGCCGGCTGGGACGTGCTGCGCGATGCCGGCACCGTCAGCCCTGGAGACGAGCTGAGCGTCATGGTCGCCTCCGGCGAGCTGACCGCTCGTGCCGAACAGATCTACCCCGAGGACCGCACGGCCGCCCACGCGGCGACCTCAGCGCAGGCCGAACCTGCTGCGACGACCCCAGACACCCAGAACCGAGAGGCAGCCCGATGA
- a CDS encoding pyridoxal phosphate-dependent aminotransferase: protein MEEFEDFTQAQKLRNVRYDVRGPIAVEAARLERAGHRITKLNIGNMAPFGFDAPDSILVDMIKNLPTSQGYSESQGIYSARTAVAQYYQSRGMREAEVSDVILGNGVSELITMVLQALINPGDEVLIPAPDYPLWTGITTLCSGRAVHYICDEANRWWPDPEEVESKVTDRTKALVLINPNNPTGAVYPREILEAMVDIARRHNLMLLSDEIYEKITFDDAEMINACTLADDVFTITFSGLSKTWRVAGFRSGWLYMSGPKHRAKNYIEGLNLMSNLRMCPNVPAQHAIQTALGGYQSVEEFIRPGGRLYEQRNVAHKLLSEIEGVDVHQADGALYLFPRLDPEIYPIQNDEAFVMELLRQQKILVSHGRAFNWIDDNHFRLVSLPPVEELEEAIAGIADFLASYRDAFARA, encoded by the coding sequence ATGGAGGAATTCGAGGACTTCACCCAGGCTCAGAAGCTCCGCAATGTCCGGTATGACGTGCGCGGCCCGATCGCGGTGGAAGCCGCTCGGCTCGAGCGCGCCGGACATCGGATCACCAAGCTGAACATCGGCAATATGGCGCCCTTCGGCTTCGACGCCCCGGACTCGATCCTGGTGGACATGATCAAGAATCTGCCCACCTCGCAGGGATACTCCGAGTCCCAGGGCATCTACTCCGCGCGCACCGCGGTGGCTCAGTACTACCAGTCCCGGGGCATGCGCGAGGCTGAGGTCTCCGACGTGATCCTGGGCAACGGGGTCTCTGAGCTGATCACCATGGTGCTGCAGGCGCTGATCAATCCGGGCGACGAGGTGCTGATCCCCGCCCCGGACTACCCGCTGTGGACCGGGATCACCACCTTGTGCAGCGGGCGGGCGGTGCACTATATCTGCGACGAGGCGAACCGCTGGTGGCCGGACCCGGAAGAGGTCGAGTCGAAGGTGACCGATCGGACCAAGGCGCTGGTGCTCATCAACCCGAACAACCCGACCGGGGCGGTCTACCCGCGGGAGATCCTCGAGGCGATGGTGGACATCGCCCGGCGGCATAATCTGATGCTGCTCTCGGATGAGATCTACGAGAAGATCACCTTCGACGACGCCGAGATGATCAACGCCTGCACGCTGGCCGATGACGTCTTCACGATCACCTTCTCCGGGCTCTCGAAGACCTGGCGGGTGGCCGGGTTCCGCTCGGGCTGGCTCTACATGTCAGGTCCCAAGCATCGGGCCAAGAACTACATCGAGGGCCTGAACCTGATGTCGAACCTGCGCATGTGCCCCAATGTGCCGGCCCAGCACGCGATCCAGACCGCGCTGGGCGGCTACCAGTCCGTGGAAGAGTTCATCCGTCCCGGGGGCAGGCTCTACGAGCAGCGCAATGTGGCGCATAAGCTGCTCTCCGAGATCGAAGGCGTGGATGTGCACCAGGCCGACGGCGCGCTCTACCTCTTCCCGCGGCTGGACCCTGAGATCTACCCGATCCAGAACGACGAGGCCTTCGTGATGGAGCTGCTGCGTCAGCAGAAGATCCTGGTCTCCCATGGGCGGGCGTTCAACTGGATCGACGACAACCACTTCCGGCTGGTCTCCCTGCCGCCGGTGGAGGAGCTCGAAGAGGCGATCGCCGGGATCGCGGACTTCCTCGCGTCCTACCGGGACGCGTTCGCCCGAGCCTGA
- a CDS encoding exodeoxyribonuclease VII small subunit, translated as MIDDASTPQASASKSTEFSTAQTEDIETMSYERAREELVSVVTKLENGGAPLEESLALWQRGEALADRCERWLDGARTRLEEVREELTEDR; from the coding sequence ATGATCGACGACGCAAGCACCCCGCAGGCTTCGGCCTCGAAGTCCACCGAGTTCAGCACCGCGCAGACCGAGGACATCGAGACCATGAGCTATGAGCGCGCCCGCGAGGAGCTCGTCTCGGTGGTGACCAAGCTCGAGAACGGCGGCGCCCCGCTGGAGGAGTCACTGGCCCTGTGGCAGCGCGGCGAGGCGCTGGCCGACCGCTGCGAACGCTGGCTCGACGGTGCGCGGACCCGGCTGGAGGAGGTCCGTGAGGAGCTCACCGAGGACCGCTAG
- a CDS encoding MFS transporter, with amino-acid sequence MTAQSAHSRRLLIALFFIGVATFAQLYSPQGLLPLIAAEQDVSADRAALMISTATLGLALGVIPWSYIGDAYGRKKAMIAAISLACFFGLLAVLMPAVFANHGFELALAMRFIEGFMLGGVPALAVAYLNEEVSPKIAVAAAGTYISGTSLGGLTGRIVAAPVGEQLGWKIGMLTVTILAVACVVVFLRLAPTAENFTPRRVQVREILPALTGNLRSPTLWTLYLQGFLTMGGFVAMYNFLGFHLSAPPYSIPLGIASFVFLAYLAGTWSSPRAGRLAARYSRKPVLLAGNLIMILGVGLTLVPHLAVIIMGTVVLTAGFFAAHAVASGWVGAAATAGRAQSASLYNLGYYGGSSIFGYLGGTALHLAGWSGTVLMVLGLAGLATLLAAIVLPKD; translated from the coding sequence ATGACCGCGCAGAGCGCTCACAGCCGCCGGCTGCTCATCGCCCTGTTCTTCATCGGCGTGGCGACCTTCGCCCAGCTCTACTCGCCCCAGGGGCTGCTGCCGCTGATCGCGGCGGAGCAGGACGTCTCCGCGGACCGGGCGGCCCTGATGATCTCGACCGCCACGCTGGGACTCGCGCTGGGCGTGATCCCCTGGTCCTATATCGGCGACGCCTACGGGCGGAAGAAGGCGATGATCGCCGCGATCAGCCTCGCCTGCTTCTTCGGGCTCCTGGCGGTGCTCATGCCTGCGGTGTTCGCCAACCACGGCTTTGAGCTCGCCCTGGCGATGCGCTTCATCGAAGGCTTCATGCTCGGCGGGGTGCCGGCGTTGGCGGTGGCCTACCTCAACGAGGAGGTCAGCCCGAAGATCGCGGTGGCCGCGGCCGGCACCTACATCTCGGGCACCTCTCTGGGCGGACTGACCGGGCGGATCGTCGCGGCACCGGTGGGCGAGCAACTGGGTTGGAAGATCGGCATGCTCACCGTGACCATCCTCGCGGTGGCCTGTGTGGTGGTGTTCCTCCGGCTGGCACCGACCGCAGAGAACTTCACCCCGCGCCGGGTCCAGGTGCGCGAGATCCTGCCCGCGCTGACCGGGAATCTGCGCTCACCCACCCTGTGGACCCTCTACCTGCAGGGGTTCCTGACCATGGGCGGGTTCGTGGCCATGTATAACTTCCTCGGCTTCCACCTCTCCGCTCCGCCTTATTCGATCCCGCTGGGGATCGCCTCCTTCGTGTTCCTGGCCTATCTGGCGGGGACCTGGTCCTCACCGCGCGCCGGGCGGCTGGCGGCGCGGTACTCGCGCAAGCCGGTGCTGCTGGCCGGGAATCTGATCATGATCCTGGGCGTGGGGCTGACCCTGGTGCCGCATCTGGCCGTGATCATCATGGGCACCGTGGTGCTCACCGCGGGCTTCTTCGCCGCCCATGCGGTGGCCTCTGGCTGGGTGGGCGCCGCGGCGACCGCCGGCCGCGCCCAGTCCGCCTCGCTGTACAACCTGGGCTACTACGGCGGCTCCTCGATCTTCGGCTACCTCGGCGGGACCGCGCTGCACCTGGCGGGCTGGTCCGGCACCGTGCTGATGGTGCTCGGGCTGGCCGGCCTGGCGACCCTGCTGGCCGCCATCGTCCTGCCCAAGGACTGA
- a CDS encoding 4-hydroxy-3-methylbut-2-enyl diphosphate reductase → MTSTATAPAAPARRQHIAVPVPMVPRRRRSPEEVAAESTFTGPRKVLLAAPRGYCAGVDRAVIAVEKALETYGAPVYVRKEIVHNRHVVETLQEKGVIFVEEADQVPEGALVVFSAHGVSPAVKQMAEDRDLQTIDATCPLVTKVHREAVRFARDDYEILLIGHEGHEEVEGTYGEAPENTTIVNGPWEVEDLQVRNPDQLIWLSQTTLSVDETMETVQKLRERFPKLQDPPSDDICYATSNRQAAIKKVAPQSDLVIVVGSENSSNSVRLKEVAKEYGAARAERVDYANQVDEAWFQDAATIGVTSGASVPEVLVDDVLRLLAEYGYGEVEEIVTAEEDIVFSLPKEIRKALTQAGHDDVGRGGRKSSPCSTS, encoded by the coding sequence ATGACTTCCACTGCCACCGCCCCCGCAGCTCCGGCCCGGCGACAGCACATCGCGGTCCCCGTGCCGATGGTGCCCCGCAGGCGCCGCAGCCCCGAGGAAGTGGCCGCCGAGTCCACCTTCACCGGTCCCCGGAAGGTGCTGCTCGCAGCTCCGCGCGGCTATTGCGCCGGCGTGGACCGCGCTGTGATTGCAGTGGAGAAGGCGCTGGAGACCTATGGCGCTCCGGTCTACGTGCGCAAGGAGATCGTGCACAACCGCCATGTGGTGGAGACGCTACAGGAGAAGGGCGTGATCTTCGTTGAGGAGGCCGACCAGGTGCCCGAGGGCGCGCTGGTGGTCTTCTCCGCCCACGGCGTGTCCCCGGCGGTGAAGCAGATGGCCGAGGACCGGGACCTGCAGACCATCGACGCCACCTGCCCGCTGGTGACCAAGGTCCACCGTGAAGCCGTGCGCTTCGCCCGGGATGACTACGAGATCCTGCTGATCGGGCACGAGGGCCACGAAGAGGTCGAAGGCACCTATGGCGAGGCCCCGGAGAACACCACGATCGTCAACGGGCCCTGGGAGGTCGAGGATCTTCAGGTCCGGAACCCGGACCAGCTGATCTGGCTCTCCCAGACCACGCTGTCGGTGGACGAGACCATGGAGACCGTGCAGAAGCTGCGCGAGCGCTTCCCCAAGCTGCAGGATCCGCCCTCGGATGACATCTGCTACGCCACCTCCAACCGGCAGGCGGCGATCAAGAAGGTCGCCCCGCAGTCGGACCTGGTGATCGTGGTGGGCTCGGAGAACTCCTCGAACTCCGTGCGGCTGAAAGAGGTCGCCAAGGAATACGGCGCCGCCCGCGCCGAGCGGGTGGACTACGCCAACCAGGTCGATGAGGCCTGGTTCCAGGACGCGGCCACCATCGGGGTCACCTCCGGCGCCTCGGTGCCTGAGGTGCTGGTCGACGACGTCCTGCGGCTGCTCGCCGAGTATGGCTACGGCGAGGTCGAAGAGATCGTCACCGCCGAGGAGGACATCGTCTTCTCGCTGCCCAAGGAGATCCGGAAGGCGCTCACCCAGGCAGGACACGACGACGTCGGCCGCGGCGGTCGCAAGTCCAGCCCCTGCTCCACCTCCTGA
- a CDS encoding pyridoxal phosphate-dependent aminotransferase encodes MQEFEDFTQSPKLQDVRYDVRGPIAQEAARLEREGHAITRLNIGNPAPFGFEAPDSIRMAMISNLHDAQGYSDSQGIYSARIAVAQYYQARGMTEADPSDIYLGNGVSELISMVLQALLAPGDEVLIPAPDYPLWTGATTLAGGRAVHYICDEDNSWWPDPEEIESKVTDRTKALVIINPNNPTGAVYPREILEAMVDIARRHNLMLLSDEIYENITFDDAEMINVCTLADDVFTITFSGLSKTWRVAGFRSGWIYVSGPTHRAKNYMEGLTLLMNMRMCANVPAQHAIQAALGGHQSIKDLIDPGGRLFEQRETAYRLLREIEGVDVHQADGALYLFPRLDPEIYPIENDEKFVIELLRQQKILVSHGRAFNWIDDNHFRLVTLPGVEDLEHAIAGIAEFLADYRDAALRA; translated from the coding sequence ATGCAGGAATTCGAAGACTTCACCCAGTCGCCCAAGCTTCAGGACGTCCGGTATGACGTGCGCGGCCCGATCGCGCAGGAGGCGGCCCGGCTTGAGCGCGAAGGGCACGCCATCACACGGCTGAACATCGGGAACCCCGCGCCCTTCGGCTTCGAGGCCCCGGACTCGATCCGGATGGCGATGATCAGCAACCTCCACGACGCGCAGGGCTACTCCGACTCGCAGGGGATCTACTCGGCCCGGATCGCGGTGGCCCAGTACTACCAGGCGCGTGGGATGACCGAGGCCGATCCCTCAGACATCTACCTGGGCAACGGGGTCTCCGAGCTGATCTCCATGGTGCTCCAGGCGCTGCTGGCCCCCGGTGATGAGGTGCTGATCCCCGCCCCGGACTACCCGCTGTGGACGGGGGCGACCACCCTGGCCGGGGGACGAGCCGTGCACTACATCTGCGACGAGGACAACAGCTGGTGGCCGGACCCGGAGGAGATCGAGTCGAAGGTGACCGATCGGACCAAGGCGCTGGTGATCATCAACCCCAACAACCCCACGGGTGCGGTCTACCCGCGGGAGATCCTCGAGGCGATGGTGGACATCGCCCGGCGGCACAACCTGATGCTGCTCTCGGATGAGATCTACGAGAACATCACCTTCGACGACGCCGAGATGATCAACGTCTGCACGCTGGCCGATGACGTCTTCACGATCACCTTCTCCGGGCTCTCGAAGACCTGGCGGGTCGCCGGGTTCCGTTCCGGCTGGATCTACGTCTCCGGACCGACCCACCGTGCGAAGAACTATATGGAGGGGCTCACCCTCCTGATGAACATGCGCATGTGCGCCAACGTCCCAGCTCAGCACGCGATCCAGGCGGCACTGGGCGGACACCAGTCCATCAAGGACCTGATCGATCCCGGTGGACGGCTCTTCGAACAGCGCGAGACCGCCTACCGGCTGCTCCGGGAGATCGAAGGCGTGGATGTGCATCAGGCCGACGGCGCGCTCTACCTCTTCCCGCGGCTGGACCCTGAGATCTACCCGATCGAGAATGACGAGAAGTTCGTCATCGAGCTGCTGCGCCAGCAGAAGATCCTCGTCTCCCATGGGCGGGCGTTCAACTGGATCGACGACAACCACTTCCGGCTGGTGACCCTCCCCGGGGTCGAGGATCTCGAGCATGCCATCGCTGGGATCGCGGAGTTCCTCGCGGACTACCGCGACGCCGCGCTCCGGGCCTGA
- a CDS encoding SLC13 family permease, with protein sequence METIEARTERSPLLSRRRVGLVLGPALFAVFYFVPAITGLEDAPRAVLAVTLWVAAWWITEALPIPATSLLPLFLLPLTGGTDEETAAMAYANPIVFMYMGGFTIALAIQKWNLHKRIAMSIIRMVGTKGNRLMLGVILATAGLSMWISNAATALMMLPIGLALIEEVKEKRFFDEEGLKKFAKGLLLAIAYAASIGGLATLIGSVPNAVFAAQASLHFDITVSFAQWFVFAAPLTVILLVLLYFYLSKVQFRLVAQAEISPDFAQEQLRELGPMSYEEKMVLTIFGVVGAMWMTIGFLPEEWGIPLTDTTVSMIGATAMFLLRARQTDEDGRRGGILVWKDMQALPWGILLLFGGGLSLAAAFDDSDLTPWFGEILGGLDVLPYVIIVVVLGAIVLFMTEVMSNTAVSNMLIPVSVGLALGMGVDPFAIMALVALTSSCAFMLPISTPPNAAVFSSEYLEMDDMVKAGFWMNIIALSLISVFILVWQPVVLASGV encoded by the coding sequence ATGGAGACCATCGAGGCCAGAACCGAGCGATCACCCCTGCTGAGCCGAAGACGCGTAGGACTGGTGCTGGGCCCGGCCCTCTTCGCCGTCTTCTACTTCGTCCCGGCGATCACCGGTCTCGAGGACGCCCCCAGGGCGGTGCTCGCCGTCACGCTGTGGGTCGCCGCCTGGTGGATCACCGAGGCGCTGCCGATCCCGGCGACCTCGCTGCTTCCGCTCTTTCTGCTCCCGCTCACCGGTGGCACCGACGAAGAGACCGCCGCGATGGCCTACGCGAATCCGATCGTGTTCATGTACATGGGCGGCTTCACCATCGCCCTGGCCATCCAGAAGTGGAACCTGCACAAGCGGATCGCCATGAGCATCATCCGGATGGTGGGCACCAAGGGCAACCGCCTGATGCTCGGGGTGATCCTGGCAACGGCCGGGCTCTCGATGTGGATCTCCAATGCGGCCACGGCGCTGATGATGCTGCCGATCGGCCTGGCGCTGATCGAAGAGGTCAAGGAGAAGCGATTCTTCGATGAGGAGGGCCTGAAGAAGTTCGCCAAAGGTCTGCTGCTGGCGATCGCCTACGCCGCCTCGATCGGCGGCCTGGCGACGCTGATCGGTTCGGTGCCGAATGCGGTGTTCGCCGCCCAGGCCTCCCTGCACTTCGACATCACCGTGAGCTTCGCGCAGTGGTTCGTCTTCGCGGCACCGCTGACCGTGATCCTGCTGGTGCTGCTCTACTTCTACCTCTCCAAGGTCCAGTTCCGACTCGTCGCGCAGGCCGAGATCTCACCGGACTTCGCCCAGGAGCAGCTCCGCGAGCTCGGGCCCATGTCCTATGAGGAGAAGATGGTCCTGACGATCTTCGGCGTCGTCGGAGCCATGTGGATGACCATCGGGTTCCTCCCCGAGGAGTGGGGGATCCCGCTCACAGATACGACGGTCTCGATGATCGGCGCCACCGCGATGTTCCTGCTGCGAGCCCGGCAGACCGATGAGGACGGCAGGCGCGGGGGAATCCTGGTCTGGAAGGACATGCAGGCACTGCCCTGGGGCATCCTGCTGCTCTTCGGCGGCGGACTCTCACTGGCGGCCGCCTTCGACGACTCCGACCTGACCCCATGGTTCGGGGAGATCCTCGGCGGTCTCGACGTCCTGCCCTATGTCATCATCGTCGTCGTGCTCGGAGCGATCGTGCTGTTCATGACCGAGGTGATGTCGAACACCGCGGTGTCGAACATGCTGATCCCGGTCAGCGTCGGACTGGCCCTGGGCATGGGGGTGGACCCCTTCGCGATCATGGCGCTGGTCGCCCTGACCTCCAGCTGCGCGTTCATGCTTCCGATCTCGACCCCGCCGAACGCGGCGGTGTTCTCCTCGGAGTACCTGGAGATGGATGACATGGTCAAGGCCGGGTTCTGGATGAACATCATCGCGCTGAGCCTGATCTCGGTCTTCATCCTGGTGTGGCAGCCTGTCGTGCTCGCCAGCGGCGTATGA